One Halobaculum roseum DNA segment encodes these proteins:
- a CDS encoding PQQ-binding-like beta-propeller repeat protein, with protein sequence MRGRTVVALAAVLLVLVGGVVAVTLGGTAGDVSERWVSDTGTSIGANHHAVAAARIGDGGLVYAPVSGSSDTDECRLAALHASNGTATWNVPVPAEHCTIHAVADPAVADFDGDGVREVLASSTNEELRAFHPTTGDEELSVPLSEYGYTRPAVVDLDGDGTAEVVVVDVDGSVFSYAANGTLQWRQNLSGTTYAPPVVGDLTGDGTSEFGVALGTSTVAVFDARGERVWEREAFGESVGWTASADLDDDGSAEFVVATTAGTVAAFDGATGEVIWRRSIGPFAAVHAIGDGDDDGDPEVYATNRAAELRALDGGTGTVEWETTLTNERVQMTPPPSLGDVDGDGDSELVAPTNDGLVSVVDSEDGSVVGTYEREGSIYTHATLADTDDDGAAEVYVMYGDGRVVALQVSG encoded by the coding sequence ATGCGCGGTCGGACCGTGGTGGCGCTGGCGGCCGTTCTCCTCGTGTTAGTCGGCGGCGTCGTCGCGGTGACGCTCGGCGGCACCGCGGGAGACGTGTCCGAACGGTGGGTCAGCGACACCGGGACGAGCATCGGCGCGAACCACCACGCCGTCGCCGCCGCACGGATCGGCGACGGCGGGCTCGTGTACGCGCCGGTGAGCGGCAGCAGCGACACCGACGAGTGTCGCCTGGCGGCGCTACACGCCTCGAACGGGACGGCGACGTGGAACGTCCCCGTACCGGCCGAGCACTGCACGATCCACGCCGTCGCCGACCCCGCGGTCGCCGATTTCGACGGCGACGGCGTCCGCGAGGTGCTCGCGTCGTCGACCAACGAGGAGCTGCGGGCGTTCCATCCGACGACCGGCGACGAGGAGCTGTCGGTGCCGCTGTCGGAGTACGGCTATACGCGGCCGGCTGTCGTCGACCTCGACGGCGATGGTACCGCCGAGGTGGTCGTCGTTGACGTCGACGGGAGCGTGTTCTCGTATGCGGCGAACGGGACGCTCCAGTGGCGGCAGAACCTGTCGGGAACGACGTATGCCCCGCCGGTCGTCGGTGACCTCACCGGTGACGGGACCAGCGAGTTCGGCGTCGCCCTCGGAACGAGCACGGTCGCAGTGTTCGACGCCCGCGGCGAGCGTGTCTGGGAGCGCGAGGCGTTCGGCGAGTCCGTCGGGTGGACCGCGAGCGCGGACCTCGACGACGACGGGTCCGCCGAGTTCGTCGTCGCCACGACCGCCGGCACGGTCGCCGCGTTCGACGGAGCGACGGGCGAGGTGATCTGGAGGCGCTCCATCGGACCGTTCGCCGCGGTCCACGCGATCGGCGACGGCGACGACGACGGTGACCCGGAAGTGTACGCGACGAACCGGGCCGCCGAGTTGCGCGCGCTCGATGGGGGGACGGGGACAGTCGAGTGGGAGACGACGCTGACGAACGAACGCGTCCAAATGACCCCGCCGCCGTCGCTTGGCGATGTCGACGGCGACGGCGATAGCGAGTTGGTCGCCCCCACGAACGACGGGCTCGTCAGCGTCGTGGACTCGGAGGACGGGTCCGTCGTCGGGACCTACGAACGCGAGGGTTCGATCTACACGCACGCGACACTCGCGGATACGGACGACGACGGTGCGGCGGAGGTGTACGTCATGTACGGTGACGGGAGAGTTGTGGCTCTCCAGGTCAGCGGTTGA
- the epsC gene encoding serine O-acetyltransferase EpsC → MGYEYTGDAHGALVDSYRADESPFPTDTSRGYPRRDFLRAEPLLLKQLLFPRCWNATELVDDPAETRSRLTRLGTCIQNGITAYSDRDADDLTETVDRTLDRMPTIRSVLKRDVEAAYKGDPAAKSYCEIIRSYPGFHAILTHRIAHVLYEEGHFEYARELAEYSKTETGIDIHPGAEIGERFFIDHGTGVVIGETATVGDWVRIYQNVTLGALHFEEEEDERHMLTKDYKRHPDIGDHVVIGAGSSVLGAVDIGDHVSIGANSWVTDDVPNETSVFISNHPDQERKPNG, encoded by the coding sequence ATGGGGTACGAGTACACGGGCGACGCCCACGGGGCGCTCGTCGACTCCTATCGAGCGGATGAATCGCCCTTCCCGACGGACACTTCGCGGGGGTATCCTCGCCGCGATTTTCTGCGTGCCGAACCACTCCTGCTCAAGCAGCTCCTGTTCCCCCGGTGCTGGAACGCGACGGAACTGGTAGACGACCCTGCCGAAACTCGTAGCCGCTTGACCAGGCTCGGGACGTGCATCCAGAACGGCATTACGGCCTATTCGGATCGCGACGCGGACGACCTGACCGAGACCGTCGACAGGACGCTCGACCGAATGCCGACAATTCGAAGCGTCCTCAAGCGAGACGTCGAGGCCGCATACAAGGGCGATCCCGCGGCGAAGAGTTACTGTGAGATCATTCGGTCGTATCCAGGGTTCCATGCCATCCTGACCCACCGGATCGCGCACGTCCTCTACGAGGAGGGCCACTTCGAATACGCACGCGAACTCGCCGAGTATTCGAAGACTGAGACGGGAATCGACATCCACCCCGGTGCGGAGATCGGCGAACGGTTCTTCATCGATCACGGGACCGGGGTCGTCATCGGCGAGACGGCTACGGTCGGTGACTGGGTCCGAATCTACCAGAACGTGACGCTGGGCGCACTCCACTTCGAGGAGGAAGAGGACGAACGCCACATGCTGACGAAGGACTACAAGCGCCATCCCGACATCGGCGACCACGTCGTTATCGGGGCCGGAAGCAGCGTACTCGGGGCGGTAGATATCGGCGACCATGTGAGCATCGGGGCGAATTCCTGGGTAACAGACGATGTCCCGAACGAGACCAGCGTCTTCATCTCTAATCACCCCGATCAGGAGCGAAAACCGAACGGGTAA
- a CDS encoding nuclear transport factor 2 family protein, translated as MASQQRTNVEIVREGYEAFNEGDFETAMERFDDDIEWICPDGIRYGGTYHGPEEVGGFFERVTSDIDGLQLDIDRFIDGGDTVVVVGKTRGTASETGETLEYPFAHVLDLEDGRMTRFQEYPDTAQMEQALGP; from the coding sequence ATGGCGTCTCAACAACGAACGAACGTCGAGATCGTCCGCGAAGGATACGAGGCGTTCAACGAGGGAGACTTTGAAACGGCGATGGAACGGTTCGACGACGACATCGAATGGATCTGCCCCGATGGTATCCGCTACGGTGGGACCTACCACGGCCCCGAGGAAGTGGGCGGATTCTTCGAGCGCGTCACCTCGGATATCGACGGCCTGCAGCTCGACATCGACCGCTTCATCGATGGCGGGGACACCGTCGTCGTCGTCGGGAAGACGCGGGGAACGGCCAGCGAGACAGGTGAGACTCTCGAGTATCCGTTCGCCCATGTCCTGGACCTGGAGGACGGCCGAATGACCCGGTTTCAGGAGTATCCCGACACTGCCCAAATGGAACAGGCTCTCGGACCGTAA
- a CDS encoding helix-turn-helix transcriptional regulator — translation MSDPLDQIQYLVLSKNRVRVLEYLSEAPADREELSEQLDIPRSTLSRVLAGLEAQNWIAQHGSDCNSTPLGAVLADEFTSLKEAVETMQHLEDVIDYLPMNETDFELNRLRDATIATPTQTDPGAPVRRARELLHEADEFRFLTNTVVSPLVETLREQTVQGELTLVGVITGDLLDAVSDSPEFRERTREMIESGSAEFYRYDGSVSQTLGVADETVALITQIDRDGNQRAQIETDDRFVCSWVMSRIEEHRREAEQIRATTLAE, via the coding sequence ATGAGCGATCCACTCGACCAGATTCAGTATCTCGTGCTGTCGAAAAACCGCGTGCGGGTGCTCGAATACTTGAGCGAAGCGCCAGCCGATCGCGAGGAACTCAGCGAGCAACTGGATATCCCCCGATCAACGCTCAGCCGAGTGCTCGCCGGCTTGGAAGCACAAAACTGGATCGCACAACACGGTTCGGATTGCAACAGTACGCCGTTGGGCGCGGTCCTCGCCGACGAGTTCACATCGCTCAAGGAGGCCGTTGAGACGATGCAACACCTCGAAGACGTGATCGACTATCTACCGATGAACGAGACCGATTTCGAGCTGAACCGGCTCCGCGACGCGACGATCGCGACGCCGACCCAAACCGATCCGGGTGCTCCGGTCCGACGAGCTCGGGAACTGTTACACGAAGCCGACGAGTTCCGGTTTCTCACCAACACGGTAGTGTCCCCCCTCGTAGAGACCCTCCGGGAGCAAACCGTCCAGGGGGAGCTCACTCTCGTCGGCGTGATAACCGGGGACCTCCTCGATGCCGTCAGTGACTCGCCAGAGTTCCGCGAACGGACACGGGAAATGATCGAATCGGGGAGCGCCGAGTTCTATCGCTACGACGGCAGCGTTTCGCAGACGCTTGGGGTCGCGGACGAAACGGTGGCGCTGATTACGCAGATCGATCGGGATGGGAACCAGCGTGCTCAGATCGAAACCGATGACCGGTTCGTGTGTTCGTGGGTCATGTCGAGGATCGAGGAGCATCGCCGTGAGGCCGAGCAAATACGCGCCACCACCCTCGCGGAGTGA
- the mtnP gene encoding S-methyl-5'-thioadenosine phosphorylase: MTIGFIGGSGIYEALPLRNTRTESVTTPFGEPSADLEIGEFGDTGREVVFLPRHGPDHQRSPTDLPYKANIHALKQAGVEYVIASNAVGSLKEELPPQTIVIPDQIYDRTKHRDLSFFGDGIVVHQPFTRPYSPKLADHLAGAAERALDTLDSDSDVVDEGTYVCIEGPQYSTKAESEFYKSQGWDLVGMTAIPEAKLAREAEMAYATIAGVTDYDVWKQDAEVTLEEVLENAAANEEAIKETVEEAVRTFPDDMDCEAHGSLEGTINTPAEAVPQETRERVGLFVDEYLDE; encoded by the coding sequence ATGACCATCGGCTTCATCGGCGGCAGCGGCATTTACGAAGCGCTTCCGCTGCGGAACACGCGCACCGAGTCGGTTACGACCCCCTTCGGCGAACCCTCCGCGGACCTCGAGATCGGCGAGTTCGGGGACACCGGCCGCGAGGTCGTGTTCCTGCCCCGTCACGGCCCCGACCACCAGCGTTCGCCCACGGACCTGCCGTACAAGGCCAATATCCACGCGCTGAAGCAGGCCGGCGTCGAGTACGTCATCGCCAGCAACGCCGTCGGATCCCTGAAGGAGGAGCTTCCCCCGCAGACGATCGTCATCCCCGACCAGATCTACGACCGAACGAAGCATCGCGACCTCTCGTTCTTCGGCGACGGGATCGTCGTCCATCAGCCGTTCACGCGGCCGTACTCCCCGAAGCTCGCCGACCATCTGGCCGGAGCCGCCGAGCGCGCGCTCGACACCCTGGACTCCGACTCCGATGTCGTCGACGAGGGAACCTACGTCTGCATCGAGGGGCCGCAGTACTCCACGAAGGCCGAGTCGGAGTTCTACAAGAGCCAGGGCTGGGACCTCGTGGGGATGACCGCGATCCCCGAGGCGAAGCTCGCCCGCGAGGCCGAGATGGCGTACGCGACGATCGCCGGCGTCACCGACTACGACGTGTGGAAGCAGGACGCCGAGGTCACCCTGGAGGAGGTGCTGGAGAACGCCGCCGCCAACGAGGAGGCGATCAAAGAGACCGTCGAGGAGGCCGTTCGAACCTTCCCCGACGACATGGACTGCGAGGCCCACGGGTCGCTCGAGGGGACGATCAACACGCCCGCCGAGGCCGTCCCCCAGGAGACGCGCGAGCGCGTCGGGCTGTTCGTCGACGAGTACCTGGACGAGTAG
- a CDS encoding 5'-deoxyadenosine deaminase yields the protein MLLAGTVVADPETVVEDGAVVVEDDTIVAVGDDADLRDRYPGHERREFGIVAPGTVGAHVHSVQSLGRGIADDAALLDWLEDHVLPMEAGLGPDGMRLAAELGYLECIESGVTTVIDHLSVHHAEEALEAAVESGIRARAGKVLMDTNAPDGLRQDTERALAESEGLIWTYHGADDGRIRYAVTPRFAVTCTDECLRGCRELADAYDGVRIHTHASENTDEIAVVEERTGKRNVEYLHEVGLTGEDVILAHCVHTDEREREIIAETGTHVTHCPSSNMKLASGIAPVEDYLARGVNVALGNDGPPCNNTLDPFTELKQASLLAKVDALDPTAVDAETVLRMATVNGARAAGFERVGALREGWRADVLGIDTDLTRATPIHDPVGHLVFAAHGDDVAFTMVDGAVLYDGADGGHRTLDAERIRREANAFDVPGVDA from the coding sequence ATGCTACTCGCGGGAACCGTCGTCGCCGACCCCGAAACCGTCGTGGAGGACGGCGCGGTCGTCGTCGAGGACGACACGATCGTCGCCGTCGGCGACGACGCCGACCTCCGGGATCGCTACCCCGGGCACGAGCGACGCGAGTTCGGGATCGTCGCGCCCGGCACCGTCGGCGCGCACGTCCACTCCGTGCAGTCGCTCGGACGGGGGATCGCCGACGACGCCGCCCTCCTCGACTGGCTGGAGGACCACGTGCTCCCGATGGAGGCCGGCCTCGGCCCCGACGGGATGCGACTCGCGGCCGAGTTGGGCTATCTGGAGTGCATCGAATCGGGCGTCACCACGGTGATCGACCACCTGTCGGTCCACCACGCCGAGGAGGCGCTGGAGGCGGCGGTCGAGTCGGGTATCCGCGCTCGCGCCGGGAAGGTGCTGATGGACACGAACGCCCCGGACGGGCTGCGCCAGGACACCGAGCGGGCGCTCGCCGAGTCCGAGGGACTCATCTGGACGTACCACGGCGCCGACGACGGCCGGATCCGCTACGCCGTCACGCCGCGCTTCGCCGTCACCTGCACCGACGAATGTCTGCGCGGGTGTCGCGAGTTGGCGGACGCCTACGACGGCGTTCGCATTCACACCCACGCCTCCGAGAACACCGACGAGATCGCCGTCGTCGAGGAGCGCACCGGCAAGCGCAACGTCGAATACCTGCACGAGGTCGGCCTCACTGGCGAGGACGTGATCCTCGCACACTGCGTCCACACCGACGAACGCGAGCGCGAGATCATCGCCGAGACGGGCACGCACGTGACGCACTGTCCGTCCTCGAACATGAAGCTCGCCTCCGGGATCGCGCCCGTCGAGGACTACCTCGCGCGCGGCGTGAACGTCGCCCTCGGCAACGACGGCCCGCCGTGTAACAACACGCTCGACCCGTTCACCGAACTCAAGCAGGCGAGCCTGCTCGCGAAGGTCGACGCGCTCGACCCGACCGCCGTCGACGCCGAGACGGTCCTCCGGATGGCGACGGTGAACGGCGCGCGGGCCGCGGGCTTCGAGCGCGTCGGCGCGCTCCGGGAGGGGTGGCGCGCGGACGTGCTCGGCATCGACACCGACCTGACGCGGGCGACGCCGATCCACGACCCCGTGGGCCACCTCGTGTTCGCGGCCCACGGCGACGACGTGGCGTTCACGATGGTCGACGGCGCGGTGCTGTACGACGGGGCCGACGGCGGTCACCGAACCCTCGACGCCGAGCGGATCCGCCGGGAGGCGAACGCCTTCGACGTGCCCGGCGTCGACGCGTGA
- a CDS encoding NUDIX domain-containing protein, giving the protein MVDSYVVNVDAAVYHLRDGDPEYLLIERGADEDHAAGTMGLPGGTMETSPDDPADPGAAGAIESTLRRELREEVAVEVGEVVVVTSGVFALDTGAPCLNVVCLAEHEAGDPYPAAPDEVAAVDWYTLDRLAGDNGDEADVPGFTRGYVEAAEAARTTDP; this is encoded by the coding sequence ATGGTCGACAGCTACGTCGTCAACGTCGACGCCGCGGTGTACCACCTCCGCGACGGCGACCCGGAGTACCTGCTGATCGAGCGCGGCGCCGACGAGGACCACGCCGCGGGGACGATGGGCCTCCCCGGCGGGACGATGGAGACGAGCCCCGACGACCCGGCGGACCCCGGGGCCGCCGGCGCCATCGAGTCGACCCTCCGGCGGGAGCTCCGCGAGGAGGTCGCCGTCGAGGTCGGCGAGGTCGTGGTCGTCACGAGCGGCGTGTTCGCGCTGGACACCGGCGCGCCGTGTCTGAACGTCGTCTGCCTCGCCGAGCACGAGGCGGGCGACCCGTACCCGGCCGCGCCCGACGAGGTCGCCGCCGTCGACTGGTACACGCTCGACCGGCTCGCCGGCGACAACGGCGATGAGGCCGACGTGCCCGGATTCACCCGCGGGTACGTCGAGGCGGCGGAAGCGGCACGAACGACGGACCCGTGA
- a CDS encoding MATE family efflux transporter, producing MTDSPSTAQASDLVEGDLLRPMLRVAWPLVLIQLLQVMYNVADTFWLGRLSADAVGALSLAFPIVFLFISIGGGFTAAGAILVAQHTGASAAGSGSDREAGKVAGTVLGFVMLVAMVLGALGYLAVGPALSLIPADQATATDIVPLAAEYMRVFFLATPFLFGFFVFVSLMRGYGDTRAPLRVMVVSVAVNVALDPFLIFGWGPFPALGIEGAAWATLFSRAVATVVGWYVLFATPAGPTVRPGDLVPDLGIVRKVVRLGVPSALEQSGVSLAFVVLTALVATFPPAVVAAYGLGNRLISLVFLPAMGLAQAVNTVVGQNLGAEKPDRAWRAVRAALGVVTAVMLPVAIATAAFPEPIVQVFLPPGSPDAAETISYASTYLRVATVMFVFLGVFEISRGAFRGAGRTGTALALSLVAVWLVRVPVTYAAVFVYDFGTAGIWWAVVAGDVVGAIAGLAWLLHGTWMRSVVEPPSGVPADD from the coding sequence ATGACCGATTCCCCCTCGACAGCGCAGGCGTCGGATCTCGTCGAGGGGGATCTGCTCCGGCCGATGTTGCGGGTCGCGTGGCCGCTGGTGCTCATCCAGCTGCTGCAGGTGATGTACAACGTCGCGGACACGTTCTGGCTCGGCCGGCTCTCGGCCGACGCGGTCGGTGCGCTCTCGCTGGCGTTCCCCATCGTCTTCCTGTTCATCAGCATCGGCGGCGGCTTCACCGCCGCGGGTGCGATCCTCGTCGCCCAGCACACCGGCGCGAGCGCCGCGGGCAGCGGGAGCGACCGCGAGGCCGGCAAGGTCGCCGGCACGGTGCTCGGGTTCGTGATGCTCGTCGCGATGGTGTTGGGCGCGCTGGGCTACCTCGCGGTCGGCCCGGCGCTGTCGCTCATCCCGGCCGACCAGGCGACCGCGACGGACATCGTGCCGCTGGCTGCCGAGTACATGCGGGTGTTCTTCCTCGCGACGCCGTTCCTGTTCGGCTTCTTCGTGTTCGTCTCGCTGATGCGCGGCTACGGCGACACGCGGGCGCCGCTTCGGGTGATGGTCGTCTCCGTCGCGGTCAACGTCGCGCTCGACCCGTTCCTGATCTTCGGGTGGGGACCGTTCCCCGCGCTGGGGATCGAGGGGGCCGCGTGGGCGACGCTGTTCTCCCGGGCGGTCGCGACCGTCGTCGGCTGGTACGTGCTGTTCGCCACGCCCGCCGGGCCGACGGTCCGACCGGGCGACCTCGTGCCCGACCTCGGGATCGTGAGGAAGGTCGTCCGCCTCGGCGTCCCCTCCGCGCTGGAGCAGTCGGGCGTCTCGCTGGCGTTCGTCGTGCTGACGGCGCTGGTGGCGACGTTCCCGCCGGCGGTCGTGGCGGCGTACGGCCTCGGCAACCGCCTCATCTCGCTGGTGTTCCTGCCCGCGATGGGGCTGGCGCAGGCGGTCAACACCGTCGTCGGCCAGAACCTGGGGGCGGAGAAGCCCGACCGCGCGTGGCGCGCCGTTCGGGCCGCCCTGGGCGTCGTCACCGCGGTGATGCTCCCGGTCGCGATCGCGACGGCCGCGTTCCCCGAACCCATCGTGCAGGTGTTCCTGCCGCCGGGGTCCCCCGACGCCGCGGAGACGATCTCGTACGCCTCGACGTACCTCCGGGTCGCCACGGTGATGTTCGTGTTCCTCGGGGTCTTCGAGATCAGCCGCGGGGCGTTCCGGGGCGCCGGGCGGACCGGCACCGCGCTCGCACTGTCGCTCGTGGCGGTGTGGCTCGTGCGGGTTCCGGTCACCTATGCGGCGGTGTTCGTGTACGACTTCGGCACCGCCGGCATCTGGTGGGCGGTCGTCGCCGGCGACGTGGTCGGCGCGATCGCCGGCCTGGCGTGGCTCCTCCACGGGACGTGGATGCGGTCGGTGGTTGAGCCGCCGTCGGGCGTCCCCGCGGACGATTGA
- a CDS encoding DUF7504 family protein — protein sequence MSDGPGTSEPSPDGDRPVLLLAPAHRPPDDEACIDLLAGEDPAAANVVSVTLEATPDERLAVWQREVGDALPNRATVVDAGSGADPESQAVASDEFPRMDVDVLPEHADLMDLCLSIACTLGEWRSSEGRTVLCLHSLSTALRRFEPERVIGFVNGLNALCERLGVRAHHHLDPDGHDEETIATLRPLYGTVVEHVPDDGWIVSADDRSDAEPSFRETTAPPGGAARTDPERPETVPMPYSFDSVVDLISQPRRRTLLYVLRSCRCDQIPFDRLIDLVDERERSIPRRRSDRSRGDLEISLGHVHLPKLDDIGVVDYDAAGGVVRYHRNRGLESCVRYVETLELG from the coding sequence ATGAGTGATGGACCCGGAACGTCCGAACCGTCGCCGGACGGCGATCGACCGGTGCTCCTTCTGGCGCCCGCCCATCGACCCCCCGACGACGAGGCGTGCATCGACCTGCTCGCGGGTGAGGACCCGGCCGCGGCGAACGTCGTGAGCGTCACTCTGGAGGCGACGCCGGACGAGCGACTGGCGGTCTGGCAGCGGGAGGTCGGGGACGCGCTCCCGAACCGGGCGACCGTCGTCGACGCCGGCAGCGGCGCCGACCCCGAATCCCAGGCGGTCGCGTCCGACGAGTTCCCGCGGATGGACGTCGACGTGCTCCCGGAACACGCGGATCTCATGGACCTGTGTCTGTCGATCGCGTGCACGCTGGGGGAGTGGAGGAGCTCCGAGGGGCGGACCGTTCTGTGTCTGCACTCGCTGTCGACGGCGCTCCGGCGCTTCGAGCCCGAACGCGTGATCGGGTTCGTGAACGGACTCAACGCCCTCTGTGAGCGATTGGGCGTTCGCGCGCATCACCACCTCGACCCCGACGGACACGACGAGGAAACGATCGCGACGCTGCGCCCGCTGTACGGAACCGTCGTCGAGCACGTGCCCGACGACGGGTGGATCGTCTCCGCGGACGACCGGTCGGACGCCGAGCCCTCGTTTCGGGAGACGACCGCCCCGCCGGGGGGAGCGGCGCGGACCGACCCGGAGCGTCCCGAGACGGTCCCGATGCCGTACTCGTTCGACTCGGTCGTCGACCTGATCTCCCAGCCCCGTCGCCGCACCCTGCTCTACGTGCTCCGGTCGTGTCGGTGCGACCAGATCCCCTTCGACCGGCTGATCGATCTGGTCGACGAGCGGGAACGTTCGATCCCGAGGCGCCGGTCGGACCGGTCGCGCGGGGACCTCGAGATCTCGCTCGGACACGTTCACCTCCCGAAGCTGGACGACATCGGCGTGGTCGACTACGACGCCGCCGGCGGCGTCGTGAGGTACCACCGGAACCGGGGGCTGGAGTCGTGCGTCCGATACGTCGAGACCCTCGAACTCGGCTGA
- a CDS encoding AEC family transporter, protein MALLDIFAGAVLPIIAVAAVGVALGRASDIDADPLNTVVVYVLAPALVLHSLATAAFSGATIARMTIAVTAYVLGMLVVAEGVGRLLGESEPRLSALVLAATFPNSGNYGIPLSDFAFPGGGRPAAVLYLAIQSVLIYTVGVYVASRAGGGGGIRGIRRVLTIPLVWAVPVALGARALGVVPPADGTAMGTLQLVGDSSIPVMLLILGIQLARTDYGAALSQAAVPSILKMVVAPAVAVAIAVAVGFQDATVARVFVLESAMPAAVTPLILVGAFADDLEIGGVSVPEYVSTVILVTTLASIPMLTALIALLEGGGLI, encoded by the coding sequence GTGGCGCTTCTCGACATCTTCGCGGGCGCGGTCCTGCCGATCATCGCGGTCGCGGCCGTCGGGGTCGCGCTGGGGCGCGCGAGCGACATCGACGCCGACCCGCTGAACACGGTCGTCGTGTACGTGCTCGCGCCCGCGCTCGTGCTCCACAGCCTCGCGACCGCCGCCTTCTCCGGCGCCACGATCGCCCGGATGACGATCGCGGTCACGGCGTACGTCCTCGGGATGCTCGTCGTCGCCGAGGGCGTCGGACGGCTGCTCGGCGAGTCGGAGCCCCGACTCTCGGCGCTCGTGCTCGCGGCGACGTTTCCCAACTCGGGGAACTACGGCATCCCGCTGTCGGATTTCGCGTTCCCCGGGGGCGGCCGCCCGGCGGCAGTCCTGTACCTCGCGATCCAGTCGGTGCTCATCTACACCGTCGGCGTGTACGTCGCCTCCCGGGCCGGCGGCGGGGGCGGGATCAGGGGTATCCGCCGCGTGCTCACGATCCCGCTGGTGTGGGCCGTCCCCGTCGCGCTCGGCGCCCGCGCGCTCGGCGTCGTCCCGCCCGCGGACGGCACCGCGATGGGGACGCTCCAGCTCGTCGGCGACTCGTCGATCCCGGTGATGCTGCTGATCCTGGGCATCCAGCTCGCACGCACGGACTACGGCGCCGCGCTCTCGCAGGCCGCGGTACCCTCGATCCTGAAGATGGTCGTCGCGCCCGCGGTCGCGGTCGCGATCGCGGTCGCCGTCGGCTTCCAGGACGCCACCGTCGCGCGCGTGTTCGTCCTGGAGTCGGCGATGCCGGCGGCGGTGACGCCGCTCATCCTCGTGGGCGCGTTCGCCGACGACCTCGAGATCGGCGGCGTCTCCGTCCCCGAGTACGTGAGCACCGTGATCCTCGTGACGACGCTGGCGTCGATCCCGATGCTGACGGCGCTGATCGCGCTGTTGGAGGGCGGAGGGCTGATCTGA